Below is a window of Impatiens glandulifera chromosome 2, dImpGla2.1, whole genome shotgun sequence DNA.
TAAgctttgaaaatattttacttcTATCATTTAAATATGTGAAACTTTAGACGAATGACTTGTTATCTAACCTTTTTAACTTCTTAATCTGCCTATTTTTCCTGTGTAGTCATTGTTTCAATCTCTATCCCCTTCAGGTACCACCAATAATGTAGTCAAATCTCCCTCAATTAACTAGGTTTTCCCATAACAAATTTAACTAAACTTTCTCTACACGCTTAGATACCTAGATGAATATTTATGCTCACTTTTGATGTTATCCCATTTAGAACCATATTCACTTTGTCTTTCTTGATTCAGTTTTTATAAGTCACCACACATGTATATACTTCCTATATTAGGAGCACATTCATTTAATATGTGCCAGAAAGGACAAagaacatgtttttcatgtgtatatatatattttttttcatccttttcaaacaaaaaatatatttgttttgaaaagtgAAAACTTCATTAAACTATGTTGAAGTCACATTGTCCGTAGTGTATGCTTTTCATATATGATTGTATCATTGGATTctcatttctctatatatatgttCTCACTTTAAGCAATTGAGCCCTGTTAGCAGTAGAGACTGCAACCCCATGCAGCTGTTTCTGgtaatataagttatataatctGATGTTTAATTCTTTTTCTAGAATTGTGTCTTCATTTTGCTTTGAAGTTTCTAAGGTCTACTGTGGATACTATTCATGTAGCAGGTTTTCAGACAGTTCTATTTTCATGCAGACCGGTATTTCTGAAAAACCAATAGATGCAGTTGATTCAATTAGTGATACAGTAAAAGATTCACCTTACAAGGTAACTTCTATTCTTTTCCCTTTTCTTTCCAAATGTGTAAATTTCTTGATTTACCTTCAAAGGTAATTGCCTTATATTGACTTGGTATCATTATAACAATCATACTAGTTTTTTTTCATCAATTGATCTACCTGATtacatttttactttaataCTTTTGTACTCTTAAGAGGTGGTTTGTTTTCTTATAATgcacatttattatatttggattatGAAGTggattttttatgttaaaatattgcaagataaaataaaactgaaacaataaaatatttgcatAATCTGATGTTTTGAgttgtatattttataataacatatatttcttttgacatgttaaagtttgtattaataattCCAAGTCTATAACATAATTGCATAGGCCAACCAAGTCTCTAACTGCCTTCTCTCCTCTCTTTGAACTCCCTCTACTTCTTTCTCTCCCTTGCAAAGatacattaaaataagaaaaaaaagacttGCTAAGATGATGAAAAATCGGTGAGAACAAGGAAAGGAAAGATAATCTTCCTAATTTCATTGTTGGCTTATCGTTGGCTTGCTGCGGGAAAAGAAGAGTAATGTTTTCAGCATGAATAATACGGTTCAGGTCGATGCTTCTCTCAATTGGAGAGTGGGAACAAATAAGGATCTTGAGATATCCTATTGCTATTTCTAGGTGAAGTTGAGGTTGAATgacattatttatttgtagaTTTTCATTAGGGAACTTGATAAAGCCAAGAAGTGAATTTGAAAGCTCGGGAGAGGCTCAAGAGAGAGACTCAAGATAGGGGAACAAAAAAGGAGAAAATTCAGATGGAGTGAAGGAAAATGCTATTTCCTAGCATGCGTGTGAGAAAGAAAGGGAGATAGATTTTGAATCTATGTGAAAGACAGCcttgtttattataataaagagaaatatGTTAAATCTGCTTACTTCCATGTGTTTTGCTCTTAATTGATGGAGTTTGATGACTTTAATTACGATTAGTACTAATATGCTCCAATTAAAAAAACTCCACGGGCAATTGTGCTATTTTATCCTTACCGGAATAAGTGAGGTTTTGGAACATGATCTGTCATTGGTAATTTGGTCTTAATACTTCCTATGCCATGGTGTGAAGGACtgataaataatgttttgttctAATCTGCATAGTGAAGATTTtggtaaaatttatttattgcaCTACATGCATGGTCTTCTGTGATCTCCAAATATTTGTTCTCTCCTTTCTCTGAACTCTGAAGATTCAATTATTGCCTTGCTGCAGATCTTTATTGGTGGGATTCCAAATGCTATTTCATCTGAAATGgtaataatatgtttataaatttcttGCATTACTAATGATCTATCTTGTACCTTCTTGCACTAACTTATGTAATTGATGTGTAACTTCTATTTGTTCTACAGCTTATGGAGATAGCAGGCGTGTTTGGACCTTTGAAGGCATATCGCTTTGAGATTAATACAGAACTGAAGGCATCGTTTGCTTTCCTTGAGGTACATACTGATGGTTTTCTTGGACTTCTGTTATGTGATCTGCCAAGAACTTCCTACAGATGACTTAAAATTGTTGTTTTACACCAGTCTCCTTTTGACATTTCATAGATCTTCTTAAATGACGTTTCCAGTCTAATTTGTGACCATATGTGAAGGAGTTAACTTTTCATCTTGAACCTAACTgcttgatatatttatttatgatttagagTATTTGGTTTTTGAGCAGAAACACTAAAGTGACCCTCAATTAGAATGGCTGAAactgattatttatttaaaggcTGAAAGGTATAAGACTGGTGCCAATTGTAGTATAGGCATCCCATTTGGAAACTGGTATTTTGTCAAAATCACAACCCCATTGAAAAATTGCCAATGTTAAAagtgaaaatgtttttttttttttttcatttttagtaTACGAATTTTTCTATTATCAAGattatagtaaatattttttcttcatttggtatagagATTTTTTTCGATCATGATGAGAATATTTTTTCAGATTATTTACAGACCACTGTTTTTTATagcaaaacatttacaaatgtagAGCTTTCTGGTTCATGATCCACATGAAAAAAGTGTATACCAAAACAGCTCCTAGAGAATGTTGGTAAATTGAATCCActtcatatttataattctgGTTGATAATAAGTACGACAAACTCCTTTACTTTCCCCTTCCTTCATTACAGTTCTTCACGATCTTATTTGTCGTTGTGTGTTACACTTATCATTACTTGCGATATTGCATCATATCATGCTGTCCCAGTATGTAGACCAATCAGTTACTCTAAAGGCGTGTGCCGCTTTGAATGGCATGAAGATGGGAGGTCAAATGCTAACTGCAGTTCAAGCAAGGCCAGATGCATCTTTGTTGGTATTAAATCTATCCTCATATTTTCTTTTGCATCCTGCAagtatttaaaacttattttcatcATAATTTAATCTTTTAGGAAGATGATGGAACTCCGCCTTTCTATGGAATACCAGGACATGCAAAACCACTTCTTGAGAAGCCCACATGCGTTTTAAAGCTCTGGAACATGGTATGAGCATTTCTGgagaagataatttttttttttgttggatcATCTTGACCAGTTATTATGATGTGTATTACCTGTCTTTCTTGGTCTATGATTTAGATTGATCCAGAGTGTCTCTCATCATTATCTGAAGCAGAAGTGGATGGATTATTAGAAGATATAAGGCTCGAGTGTTCCAGGTCCTATATACATTTTCACATCTGTCCTTTTATTAGAAGAAATCTTGTTTGATggaaaagtggattatttgggttaatgACTAAAATACCTTggtatttttgttataaaaaaattgaagttaattTGGTAGATAATTGGATTGATGAAAAACTTGTTTGGTcatgggttatttaaataacccagtggttatttctaaataatcttgtttgatggTTATTGAAATTCTGGtttgtgtataaatatatattgaaattttccttctttttaaaaaaacaaaatatagagggtattttggtttggttgaatgatgtgattgatgatgGTTTGAGTATCAAATAAAGGTCTCGATGTCTCTTGTCAGCTTCTAAAGATGAATCATATATTTCTTGAACCCTGCCTGCAGGTCTGGTGCGGTGAAGTCTGTTAATATTGTCTGGAACAGCGAAGGCCCTAAAACGGCTTTAGACAATCTTTGTTCTTCTGGCAATGAGCaagatttatcaaattttgagaAGGAATCGCCCACCAAAGAATGCACCGACTCTgaattttcaaaagaaattaaGACAAAAGATGCTGTTGATGAGTCCGATGATGCAGATAAAATTGTGGATGGAAATCATATAGACGATGCTGCTGTTGCTGCTGCATCATCAGGCGACAATTTACCGCTCACTGAAACCCTAACGCCGAAGGAATCTCTAGAAATGGTCTCGATGGAGCAGTTAGACCAAGTTGGTACTAGTTTATGTGCGATAAGGAAAGACGTCCTCCCCATAGTTAAATATGAGTTGGAATCAGAATGTGGGCTTAGTGGTGATATGTTTGAACCAGGTTCTGTATTGGTGGAATATAGAAGAGAAGAGGCTGCTTGTATGGCTGCCCATTATTTGCATGGCCGTTTTTTTGATGGTCGGATTGTGAATGCGGCTTATGTTCCATTCGACGTATACCGAGCCAGATACTCAAAATGAAGAAAATCATAATATGGTTCATTAGAGATTACTACAGgacatttatattttgatttcatctttttgacttttttttatgcATACTATGTAACCCAACAATGCTTTGTTTTGGATATTATGAGTTGTTTGTATCTGAATTTATAAgatgtttttttgtttgaaattttattaaaaattatatagtatCAACTCTTgaacatatgtatatatatataatcagaaGAAAGCTTCTaaaagcaaaacaaaatgaatCACCCTCCCCAATATGAtgaaaccaaaaaaataattaattaaaaaataaaagaaagttgTTTTGTTAGTTGAGATGTTTGGCTACAAACCACGTTCATCCCTTTCTTCAACGGCATCCAAAGTGATGGCAGCGTTGTCTTTTGGTCGTGGCAGTTTATCTGGTCCCTCCTTTGATTTCTTTCTGTGTTTAGGTACTCTACTAGATGTGGTCTCATTCTTTTGGTTTGATGATTCACGTGCCGGGGATTCCCCATTCGAGTTCTTGTGACGCCTTGGCTTTGCATTCGGATCTCGGGCTGGGGAATCCGCGGACACTCCCTCTGATGAGGGGCGTCGTCTCGAATGCTTCTTTGTGGAGGAATTACGTCGAGTTGGAGACTCCGATGTTTCTTCGTGGGCATTAATACCTCGgtctaaattatttgaaaattcataTTTCAGCAAAACATTTCAACATTTTTCACTTCAAAACTCCAAgattattgattatatataccTTGTACTGGAGATGGTGCATCATTTGATGGAGCTGAGCTAAATTCATTCATCTGTAAAATAATGGTtacattattttcaaacaagtgacattattttcaaataattttgttagaaTAGATAAAGGAATGAGACCCAGGTAGGTTGGGTGCTGGATGGACCATCAGATCCAATGTGAGCAACATGCTTCACATCCGTGGGAAGCCCAATCtgaatttcttcttctttttcttcaactataatcaatttatcaatcaatcaataatatatgtTACAGAATAATGAAGATCTTATATGAATTGAAAtgaaatgatgatgataatacCAAATATTTGAGAAATGTAACGCAGGCCTTTCAAGAGTCCTTTCATAGCTATTGCTTCTGCTTGAGTAGAATGATTTGATCATTAAACAATGTTAGTGCAGAATTCTGATCTGTTTATTAAATGGGAGAAATTGATCATCAATTTtgtacataaataatatatataaaactcatCTCCTCCAAAATTTCATAACTAGAGAAAGAGATAGATCATTCATGAAGCTCAAATTAGGGCTTCTCTGATCAATCTCCTTATTTTCCTTGTCAATGGtggttttggtttttgtttCTCATCCAATGGCCTCTAAACTTAGTTATCCTTGTTTTTAGGTCATTATTTGTTAACTTATCCATATATAATTTTGCCATTCTTCTTTGGGAGGTGAAGATTAATTCAGctataaatttattcattctaaaatatatacattttatttattataaatataatgttcaTCATAGTTTAACAACAATATAACAAACTCCACTTAATGGTGTTATTAATATGGATGAATTATATCAAATTGTTTAAAAAGTCTAAGTAGAAACATGAGAAATGAAATGAagtgttaattaaatatatcaaattccaactaatataacaaaaataagtcttttgaaaaattatcttCTCTTTTTgactttaatatataaaaaaacaaaaaaataaatattaacaacAAAGGTTCTATGGTGTAGTGGTTAGCACTCTGGACTTTGAATCCAGCGACCTGGGTTCGACTCCCGGTAGGacctctttttttaaaaaaaaatataaatcttgattaattttttcttttttctatgaGTTTTAATTGAAGACACTCCTTGAATCAATCTTGCATGCCATTGCAAACTTGTAATTAAAACACTAGCTCTTCACATATATGGGTTACACTTTCACAAgctttaaaatgttattagaaaatattgtgtCATTTAAGTCTCCTAAGAATACCTTAATTGAAATGAGTTAAGAAAATCGGGACGTTTAGGTGACCTCGAAACGACCTTCATCTAAGAAAAAGCCGAATATAGATGAAACGCGTAAAAGAAATAACATGAATTGTTTGACAAAGGTTAACCGTCTTCTTTTTATTTGTTGCAGAAACGAGCAATCAATATTCAATACAAGTCCAtccatatttataaatatctacTATAGGTCACATAATATGAAAGAAAGCCTTCATAACAACAATAcaatatatcaaataaagacGGGTTGGTTTGTAGAAACACAAACAATGTAAACTCAAGTCTGATTTTCCAGCATTTTCCAAAGATTCAATCAATTCTTGACCGTGGTGACATGTTTGAGAAGCATCTGGACAACATCATGAGAAATTCTTGCAGCTTCTACCTTCAGGTG
It encodes the following:
- the LOC124924991 gene encoding CRIB domain-containing protein RIC1, which encodes MKGLLKGLRYISQIFVEEKEEEIQIGLPTDVKHVAHIGSDGPSSTQPTWMNEFSSAPSNDAPSPVQGINAHEETSESPTRRNSSTKKHSRRRPSSEGVSADSPARDPNAKPRRHKNSNGESPARESSNQKNETTSSRVPKHRKKSKEGPDKLPRPKDNAAITLDAVEERDERGL